Proteins found in one Xenopus laevis strain J_2021 chromosome 1L, Xenopus_laevis_v10.1, whole genome shotgun sequence genomic segment:
- the LOC121401544 gene encoding uncharacterized protein LOC121401544 isoform X1, translated as MCMLQLTGITWVLFGCFLGSALALSTLSISARQPHVSGTPNSSVLLSTSYSTLPHTDWLQLKWESLTPKTDLIKCTIRTMELENVYINTYPVGGREGRMEIVPDNGSLIIHRLKMSDMGSYQVTIRDSSASASAIISVTVQDIDAPVDEEGEANVSSHCFCLNISNIDLPASISIVLGSHLLSIFITVFIVFGQLKKKKCWSS; from the exons ATGTGTATGTTGCAACTTACTGGAATAACATGGGTTCTGTTTGGATGTTTCTTAGGTTCAGCTCTCGCTCTGAGCACCCTCAGCATTTCTGCTCGTCAGCCTCATGTGAGTGGAACCCCCAACAGCTCCGTCCTCCTCTCTACGTCGTACAGTACCCTCCCACACACCGACTGGCTTCAACTCAAATGGGAGAGCCTGACTCCAAAAACTGACCTCATCAAATGCACAATCCGCACAATGGAGTTGGAAAATGTCTATATCAACACATACCCGGTAGGGGGCCGTGAGGGGCGGATGGAGATTGTGCCAGACAATGGCTCCTTGATTATCCATAGACTGAAGATGAGTGACATGGGTTCCTATCAGGTGACAATACGGGATTCCAGCGCTTCTGCCTCAGCCATCATTAGTGTCACCGTGCAGGATATTG ATGCTCCAGTGGATGAGGAGGGTGAGGCCAATGTGTCTTCACACTGTTTCTGCCTGAATATCAGTAACATCGACCTGCCTGCTTCTATCTCAATAGTCCTTGGGAGCCATTTACTCTCCATCTTCATCACCGTCTTCATCGTTTTTggtcaactgaaaaaaaaaaaatgctggagttcTTAG
- the LOC121401544 gene encoding uncharacterized protein LOC121401544 isoform X2 — protein MCVPPAFLLLLPLLIVPGSALALSTLSISARQPHVSGTPNSSVLLSTSYSTLPHTDWLQLKWESLTPKTDLIKCTIRTMELENVYINTYPVGGREGRMEIVPDNGSLIIHRLKMSDMGSYQVTIRDSSASASAIISVTVQDIDAPVDEEGEANVSSHCFCLNISNIDLPASISIVLGSHLLSIFITVFIVFGQLKKKKCWSS, from the exons ATGTGTGTGCCCCCTGCCTTCCTTCTGCTCTTGCCTCTACTCATTGTACCAG GTTCAGCTCTCGCTCTGAGCACCCTCAGCATTTCTGCTCGTCAGCCTCATGTGAGTGGAACCCCCAACAGCTCCGTCCTCCTCTCTACGTCGTACAGTACCCTCCCACACACCGACTGGCTTCAACTCAAATGGGAGAGCCTGACTCCAAAAACTGACCTCATCAAATGCACAATCCGCACAATGGAGTTGGAAAATGTCTATATCAACACATACCCGGTAGGGGGCCGTGAGGGGCGGATGGAGATTGTGCCAGACAATGGCTCCTTGATTATCCATAGACTGAAGATGAGTGACATGGGTTCCTATCAGGTGACAATACGGGATTCCAGCGCTTCTGCCTCAGCCATCATTAGTGTCACCGTGCAGGATATTG ATGCTCCAGTGGATGAGGAGGGTGAGGCCAATGTGTCTTCACACTGTTTCTGCCTGAATATCAGTAACATCGACCTGCCTGCTTCTATCTCAATAGTCCTTGGGAGCCATTTACTCTCCATCTTCATCACCGTCTTCATCGTTTTTggtcaactgaaaaaaaaaaaatgctggagttcTTAG